The genome window TTAATGCATGAACCTAAGTTACTGATTTTAGATGAACCTACAGCGGGCGTTGATATTGAACTGCGCCGCTCTATGTGGGAGTTCCTCAAAGAAATTAACCAGCAGGGTGTGACTATTATTTTGACCACCCACTATCTGGAAGAAGCAGAGTCTTTGTGCCGCAACATCGCCATCATCGACAAAGGCCAGATTGTCGAAAACACCAGCATGAAAAACCTGCTGAGTAAGCTCAACAAAGAAACCTTTTTACTCGATATAGCACCTACTGATGCAGTGATCACTCTTGATGGTTATACATTCCGTCAGAGTGACAGCCATAGCCTGGAAGTCGATGTCGTTAAAGCTCAGGGCTTAAATGGCGTATTCAGCGCTTTAACAGCGCAGGGCATTCAGGTGCTTTCAATGCGTAACAAAGCCAACCGTCTGGAAGAATTGTTTGTCAGTCTGGTCGAAAACGGACGCGGAGCCAAAGCATGAGTTCACGTAATTTAATAGCGCTGCAGAGCATTTTATATAAAGAAACCAACAGATTTATGCGCATTTGGGTGCAAACCCTGGTGCCACCTGCCATTACCATGACTTTGTATTTTGTCATTTTTGGCGCTTTGGTGGGCTCGCGTATTGGTGATATGGGCGGCTTCAGTTATATGGAGTTTATTGTGCCTGGCCTGATTATGATGTCGGTGATCACTAACTCGTACTCCAACGTGGCTTCGTCTTTTTTCAGCGCCAAGTTTCAACGTAATGTCGAAGAGCTGCTGGTCGCTCCTGTACCGAACTACATCATAGTGCTGGGTTATGTTGGTGGTGGCGTAGCGCGCGGTATTCTGGTGGGTTTAATAGTGTCTTTGTTATCGCTGTTTTTTGTCGATATCAAAGTGCATCACTTGTTTATTCTGATGTCGACCGTGGTATTAACTGCCACTTTGTTTTCGCTGGCCGGTTTAATTAACGCCATTTACGCCAAAACTTTTGATGACATCAGCATTATTCCAACTTTTGTGCTGACGCCTTTAACCTATTTAGGTGGGGTATTTTATTCACTGAGTTTATTGCCACAATTCTGGCAATACGTGTCGCAAATCAATCCTATTGTTTATATGGTCAACGCCTTCCGCTACGGCTTCTTAGGCGTCAGTGATGTCAATCTGGTGTTTGCGTTCAGTGTGATTATTGGCTTTATTCTGGTGTTTTTTAGCTTTGCTATGTACCTGATTAATAAAGGTACTGGCCTTAGAAGCTAAGTAAAATGATGTGAAAGAATACAAGAGAAGAGGCGCTTATACAGCGCCTCTTTCATAGTATCTTAAAGGCACAGGAGCAGCCGGACCGAAGTAGTAACCCTGAGCGTAACTGATACCACAACGTTCCAGTGTGTCTAATGACTGTTTGCTTTCGACCATTTCGGCGATGATCAGTAACTGAGTTTGTTTAGCAAAAGAACTGATATGTTCAATAAAGAGTTGAGCGTCAGGATCTGAGCTTATCAGCTCAATTAAACTGCCGTGAATTTTTAAACCATCCACCCGTAACTGCAGCAAGTCGGCCATCCCGACACCACTGGCCACACCAAAATCATCCAGCAGTACTTTGGCTCCGGCTTTTTGCAAAGCGGCTATGGCGTCACGACAACGTTCAAACTGAGGTAATACGCCGGCTTCTGCCAGTTCAAAATACACCCGTTCAGGTTTCGGATAATGCTGCAGGTAGTCGAGGAAAAACTGCTGTAAATCATCATCCAGTAAGTCACGGCAATTGACGTTAATAGACCAACTGACTTCAGAAGCTGCAAACTGACTGGCGCTTTTTATAAACATCATTTTTGTCAGCTCTGTATCCAGATGACTGCGGTTGATGATGCTTAAAAACTGATCCGGCGTCAGTATGCTACCGTCACTACGTAAAATACGGGCCAGACATTCGTACTGAAAAATCTCGCCAGTGCTGATTTGGACCACGGGTTGGAAGTAAGGCACTATTTGTTCATGACCTATGGCTTCACGCACTTCTTTGGCCATTTTAATATTGGTATGCAGATGCTGTTTCAGCGCCAGTAAGTTGTCTGAGTACACCACTAAAGATTGTTGCTGCAAACGTGCTGTATTCACAGCCAGCATAGCATTTTCCAGCACTACAGCAGCAGGCGACAAGGCTACACCTAAAGTTACAGTAAAGAGTAAATAGGGGTCATTCAGCACAGGCTGGGTGAAATCAAAACTTTTGAGCTTGTCATGTAATTCGTTATCAGAAACGCTGGCCACACGGCGAATGGCGAGTTTCTCAAAAGACAGGCGATATAAGCGGAAAGGACGGCCTAAATGCAGTTGCAATTGACTAATAAATTGGTTGATGGCTTGTTCAGCGATCACTGAGCCGTACAAGTGACTGATTTCCTCAAGATTGTTGACTTGCAAAATAGCCAACTGGCTGAGGCCGCCTGTTTCATGACGAAGATGAGCTTCCAAAGCTAAGGCGTTACGCCGGCCTGAACTGCGGTCAGTGGTCAGATTATGGCGCAGCACCATGGCGTAACTTAACGCCAGCAATAAAGCTAAACCAAAAAATACCGAGCCACTTAGAATAGATTGCTGCATGCTGGCCATCAGCCACTGATCCAGGTCTGTAATGGCTATGTCGGCACCAGCTAAATACACTGTGCCATCAGCGCTTTGATAAGGCACCAGTACAGAACGAAAATGGCCAAACTGGTCGACAGACTCTTCAAATACCGGGGCTATAGATGCAAAAGCTGCTTTATTGGCTTCGGTTGCTTCAGGGTAATAATCGTAAAAGTAACTTAACTGGCCACGTAACAAGTCATCTTCCGTGTAGCTGGACGAGGTGAAGTGCACTTTGCCATCCACCTGGATCATGCTGTAAACATACTGCAATTTTAAATCTTTGGCATAAAGGCTGAGCTTTTTAGCCAGCTCCAGATACTCAGCGCGGGAAATATGTTGAGGGCCACTGATATTGTTATGGTAATTTTCACCTAGCAAATAAGGCACAGCTTTCACCGCATTGGTTAACTGCAGATCAACCTGCGCTAGTTTGGTCTGATAGGTTTGCTGATACTGGTAATACACATAGGCAGCTATGGCGAGCAAATACACCACTAGGCTTATCATAATAAAATGTGCTGAACGGATCCGTAGCATGCAATGACTCGTAAAAAGGAACCTGAAAACAATACGTTAATAGCTTAGCTGATTTAAATCAGGCTGGCAGCTAATACTTTACTCTGATTCAAAGACCTGTCATCACAGCGATTTGTTGCAATCAGGTGGGGACATTCGGCAAAAACAGCCAGTTTATCCGGTTTTTTACAGCATCTTTGCAGCAAGATGATCAACAGATGAAATTTTTTAAAGACATTTAAAGGTGCATTTAGTACAGTGACCTCCTTTTTGACTTACTGATTTTACGGCCTGAAAACACAAAATAAGAAGCCGAAATAGCGACGACGGTGAGACAGGATACGAATGACAGAATTAAACAAACGTCAGGCTACAGCTTCTGAAGAAGCCTTGTGGCGGATATTTACTGTGCCAGAGGCTCCGGACTCGACTTTAAGTATCATCGAACAGAATATTTCGCAAAACCTGGCTGGGTTTTTACGCGAAAGTATTGTCGCTGTGGAAAAACCACTGTGGCAAATTGAACGCGATTTCCAGGCTCACCAAATTCCTTCTGAACCAAAATTTGTCTCGGACTATGCCGAACAGATGATGGAAAAGCTGGTGGCGCATTCAGTGCATACAGCAGCGCCAAGTTTTATTGGTCATATGACCTCGGCTTTGCCGTATTTTGTCTTACCGCTATCAAAAATGATGGTGGGTTTAAATCAGAATCTGGTGAAAATCGAAACCTCCAAAGCTTTTACTCCGTTAGAGCGTCAGGTCATCGGCATGATGCATCATCTGGTGTATGGCGAAGGCGACAGCTTTTATAAAAAATGGATGCACAGCGCCAACCATTCCTTAGGTGCTTTTTGTTCTGGTGGCACCATTGCCAATATCACCGCGCTCTGGATTGCCCGTAACCGTTTATTAAAAGCCGATGGTGACTTTAAAGGCGTAGCCAAAGAAGGCCTGTTCCGCGCTATGAAATATTATGGCTACGAAGGTTTAGCTATTTTAGTGTCAGAGCGGGGCCATTATTCGTTGGGCAAAGCTGCCGATATTTTAGGTATTGGCCGTGAGTTTTTAGTACCGGTGAAAACCGATGCCAATAACAAAGTGCAAAGCGATGAAATGCGCCGCGTTAGTCGTGAACTGAATGACAAAAATATCAAAGTGATGGCGATAGTGGGTGTGGCTGGCACTACAGAAACAGGTAATGTCGACCCACTGAATGATTTGGCTGATTTAGCTGCTGAACTGGGCTGCCATTTCCATGTCGATGCCGCCTGGGGTGGTGCAACCTTACTCTCTGATAAGTACCGTCATTTGCTGAGTGGCATAGAAAGGGCTGATTCAGTCACTATTGATGCGCATAAGCAAATGTATGTGCCTATGGGCGCTGGTATGGTGGTGTTTAAACACCCATCTTCGGCACATGCGATAGAGCATCACGCAGAGTACATATTACGTAAAGGCTCAAAAGATTTAGGTAGCCAGACACTGGAAGGTTCACGCCCTGGTATGGCCATGCTGGTGCATGCTTGTTTGCAGGTGATTGGCCGTCAGGGTTATGAAATTCTGATCAATCGCAGTCTGGATAAAGCCCGTTATTTTGCCGGTTTAATTAAGGATCACGCGGAGTTTGAGCTGATCACTGAACCTGAGCTGTGTTTATTGACCTATCGTTATGTACCTGCTGAAGTTCAGCGTGCTATGACGAAAGCTTCGCCTGACAAACTGCATAAATTTAATGAGCTGCTTAACGGTTTAACCCGCTTTATTCAGAAAACACAAAGGGAAGAAGGCCGTTCTTTTGTCTCACGTACCCGCATTAAACCTGAACGTTATCAGCGTCAGGACACAGTGGTGTTCCGTGTGGTATTGGCAAACCCGCTGACCACAGATCAAATTTTATTTGATGTGCTGGAAGAACAGCAGCAAGTGGCCGCTTTGGATAAAGAGTTTTTACCTAAATTGCTGCAACTGGCGAAAGACAGCGCCGCCTGAGTCTATTTTATAAAGACTGAAACAGCTTCACTTTAGTTAAAAAGCCCAATCACGGCGATGTGATTGGGCTTTATTTATGGGGCCTAGGGTGAGCTGCAATAACTTACCAATCAGGGCTCAATGGCCATACCAAGCAGGCTCTGGCCCTTTGCTAAAGTCCCGAGCTTTTTATTTTGTCCTGTCTGTAAATCCAGTTGATACAAAGTACTGGCTGGCTCTGCTGTTGTGGTGACCGCAATAAAACTCAGGTTACTTAAGTCAGAAATATCAAAAGCTATCTGTTGCAGCGATTGCAGTCCAAGGCTGCCTACGGTAAACAGCTGTCCTGTATTAGGTGATACCGCAGGAGTGGCGCCTTCTTTACTGCCTTGTGTTACCAGTGTGCCATTGGTTTTGTCTATGGCGTAGTTGGTCGTTAGTGTGCTGTCTTGCTGGTTGTAGGTATAAGCTGCAGCCACTACAGTGGGTTTTTTGCCGAAGTTAGCGTCCTTGTCTGCGTATTTCAGCTGTGGGTCAACAGAAGCCAAAGCTGCGGTCTCCGGGTGCAGCCTTAAGTTTTGGCCATGCTCGTTCACCACCCGGATCCTGTCGGCGACAGGGTTAAAATCAAAGCCAAACTGGCCTTTTTTTAACGTATCTGCAGGTAACACAGGGCCTGTGGTCGTCACTTTTCCTGTGCCGGTATCTATGCTGTACAACTGGCCTTTGTCCGATAATGCAAATAAAACACCGTAAGCGACGCGGTAATCTATGCCAACTAAAGTCTCGCCTGTTGCCAGACCTGAAAGCGGCTTCTGTTCGACGATTTTATCCGGAGCTGCCACCTTCACTTTGACGAGTTGATGTGTATTATCAAGCAGCCAGAGTGTTTCATTGCCTTTTAAAGCTGGCATAGTGGCCGCGCCAAGGTCGGTAGAGAAGAGTCCTGCGGATAAAAGGCCAGTTAGAGTCAAGAGGGTAGAACCGAAAATCTGTTTTGTTATTTTCATACATCCTTTCCTTTATTATTTTCAACTGACCCTGTATCGGGCCTGCTTTATGCTTTATCAGAATGATCACTCTGTTTGCTGTCTGTTACCATAGTGCAGTCCAGCCGCCTGAGTAAAGATTTCACTTCTAAATACGCTGAGCCTGATACTACGGATCTAAACACAGATTCTTACATCTTCAGGCATTGCTTCGTGCCTGCTGCAGCGTTACTTTAGAGTCTAGATTGATTAAAGAGGAAAGTGCTATGTCGGATAAAACCTTAGCTTTATCAAATGATAAAATGATCGCAGGAGTCTGTGGTGGTATAGCCGACTATTTTGGCTGGTCCAGCGGTGGTGTGCGTCTGGTGTATGTGTTGTTGTCAGTGTTGTCCGCAGCTTTTCCCGGCTTATTTGTTTATCTGATTTTGTGGCTGTTGATGCCAAGAAAAGACAGCCTGTAAGCGGCTGTCGTTGAACGAGTGGATTTATTATGTATTCAGGCCAGTGCCTTTGTGGTGAAGTAAAAATTGAAATTAGTGGCGGCATTACCGACATTATTCATTGCCACTGTTCCTTGTGCCGTAAATCCAGCGGCACGGCTTATGCCACCAACGGCTTCGTATCCGGTGCAGAATTCAGTGTGATTCAGGGCGAAGAACTACTCAAAGCCTTTTCGTTAAAACAAGGCAGGTTGCGGCATTTTTGCTCCAACTGCGGCAGTCCTGTGTACAGCTCAAGCGCTGCAGATCCAGGTCGGATCCGCATTCGTTTGGGCATACTGGATTCAGAAATAACCGAGCGTCCCATCAGCCATAACTTTGTGTCGTCAAAAGCCAGCTGGGACAATCTGGATGCAGAGTTGCCCCGTTATGATAGCCATGAGCCTGGCAGGACTTAAACTTCGATATTATCAATCAGGCGGGTAGTGCCGAGATAAGCAGCGGCCAGTATTACTAAAGCTGCTGTGGAGTCAGACGCTGGCACTAAGGTTTGGCGATTGGATATATTGACGTAATCTGCT of Rheinheimera sp. MM224 contains these proteins:
- a CDS encoding ABC transporter ATP-binding protein; the encoded protein is MTLALEIKQLHKVYKSGTVALTGIDLEVQQGDFFALLGPNGAGKSTSIGIISSLVNKSSGTVKVFDYDLDTHLEDAKSQLGLVPQEFNFNQFETVLQIVLNQAGYYGVPRSVAIVRAEKYLGQLGLWEKRHARSRELSGGMKRRLMIARALMHEPKLLILDEPTAGVDIELRRSMWEFLKEINQQGVTIILTTHYLEEAESLCRNIAIIDKGQIVENTSMKNLLSKLNKETFLLDIAPTDAVITLDGYTFRQSDSHSLEVDVVKAQGLNGVFSALTAQGIQVLSMRNKANRLEELFVSLVENGRGAKA
- a CDS encoding ABC transporter permease, whose translation is MSSRNLIALQSILYKETNRFMRIWVQTLVPPAITMTLYFVIFGALVGSRIGDMGGFSYMEFIVPGLIMMSVITNSYSNVASSFFSAKFQRNVEELLVAPVPNYIIVLGYVGGGVARGILVGLIVSLLSLFFVDIKVHHLFILMSTVVLTATLFSLAGLINAIYAKTFDDISIIPTFVLTPLTYLGGVFYSLSLLPQFWQYVSQINPIVYMVNAFRYGFLGVSDVNLVFAFSVIIGFILVFFSFAMYLINKGTGLRS
- a CDS encoding EAL domain-containing protein, giving the protein MISLVVYLLAIAAYVYYQYQQTYQTKLAQVDLQLTNAVKAVPYLLGENYHNNISGPQHISRAEYLELAKKLSLYAKDLKLQYVYSMIQVDGKVHFTSSSYTEDDLLRGQLSYFYDYYPEATEANKAAFASIAPVFEESVDQFGHFRSVLVPYQSADGTVYLAGADIAITDLDQWLMASMQQSILSGSVFFGLALLLALSYAMVLRHNLTTDRSSGRRNALALEAHLRHETGGLSQLAILQVNNLEEISHLYGSVIAEQAINQFISQLQLHLGRPFRLYRLSFEKLAIRRVASVSDNELHDKLKSFDFTQPVLNDPYLLFTVTLGVALSPAAVVLENAMLAVNTARLQQQSLVVYSDNLLALKQHLHTNIKMAKEVREAIGHEQIVPYFQPVVQISTGEIFQYECLARILRSDGSILTPDQFLSIINRSHLDTELTKMMFIKSASQFAASEVSWSINVNCRDLLDDDLQQFFLDYLQHYPKPERVYFELAEAGVLPQFERCRDAIAALQKAGAKVLLDDFGVASGVGMADLLQLRVDGLKIHGSLIELISSDPDAQLFIEHISSFAKQTQLLIIAEMVESKQSLDTLERCGISYAQGYYFGPAAPVPLRYYERGAV
- the panP gene encoding pyridoxal-dependent aspartate 1-decarboxylase PanP, encoding MTELNKRQATASEEALWRIFTVPEAPDSTLSIIEQNISQNLAGFLRESIVAVEKPLWQIERDFQAHQIPSEPKFVSDYAEQMMEKLVAHSVHTAAPSFIGHMTSALPYFVLPLSKMMVGLNQNLVKIETSKAFTPLERQVIGMMHHLVYGEGDSFYKKWMHSANHSLGAFCSGGTIANITALWIARNRLLKADGDFKGVAKEGLFRAMKYYGYEGLAILVSERGHYSLGKAADILGIGREFLVPVKTDANNKVQSDEMRRVSRELNDKNIKVMAIVGVAGTTETGNVDPLNDLADLAAELGCHFHVDAAWGGATLLSDKYRHLLSGIERADSVTIDAHKQMYVPMGAGMVVFKHPSSAHAIEHHAEYILRKGSKDLGSQTLEGSRPGMAMLVHACLQVIGRQGYEILINRSLDKARYFAGLIKDHAEFELITEPELCLLTYRYVPAEVQRAMTKASPDKLHKFNELLNGLTRFIQKTQREEGRSFVSRTRIKPERYQRQDTVVFRVVLANPLTTDQILFDVLEEQQQVAALDKEFLPKLLQLAKDSAA
- a CDS encoding DUF4394 domain-containing protein — protein: MKITKQIFGSTLLTLTGLLSAGLFSTDLGAATMPALKGNETLWLLDNTHQLVKVKVAAPDKIVEQKPLSGLATGETLVGIDYRVAYGVLFALSDKGQLYSIDTGTGKVTTTGPVLPADTLKKGQFGFDFNPVADRIRVVNEHGQNLRLHPETAALASVDPQLKYADKDANFGKKPTVVAAAYTYNQQDSTLTTNYAIDKTNGTLVTQGSKEGATPAVSPNTGQLFTVGSLGLQSLQQIAFDISDLSNLSFIAVTTTAEPASTLYQLDLQTGQNKKLGTLAKGQSLLGMAIEP
- a CDS encoding PspC domain-containing protein — translated: MSDKTLALSNDKMIAGVCGGIADYFGWSSGGVRLVYVLLSVLSAAFPGLFVYLILWLLMPRKDSL
- a CDS encoding GFA family protein encodes the protein MYSGQCLCGEVKIEISGGITDIIHCHCSLCRKSSGTAYATNGFVSGAEFSVIQGEELLKAFSLKQGRLRHFCSNCGSPVYSSSAADPGRIRIRLGILDSEITERPISHNFVSSKASWDNLDAELPRYDSHEPGRT